Proteins from one Natrinema salinisoli genomic window:
- a CDS encoding CinA family protein — protein MNDDIDRDLPMAVGDALRETDETLAVAESCTGGLIGAAITAVPGASDYFDTGLTTYAYDAKRRHLGVSREALDEHGAVSEPVAREMAQGVRDVTDVTWGLSTTGIAGPTGGTEENPVGTVYIGISYGAPWGSEESYATVSRYVFDGDRAAVRAKTVERALEDLLEEVETG, from the coding sequence ATGAACGACGATATCGATCGCGATCTGCCGATGGCCGTCGGCGACGCGCTTCGGGAAACGGACGAGACGCTGGCGGTCGCCGAATCCTGTACCGGCGGTCTGATCGGCGCCGCGATCACCGCCGTTCCGGGTGCCAGCGACTACTTCGATACGGGGTTGACGACCTACGCCTACGACGCCAAACGCCGTCACCTCGGCGTCAGTCGCGAAGCGCTCGACGAGCACGGTGCCGTCTCCGAACCCGTGGCCCGTGAGATGGCACAGGGCGTTCGAGACGTCACGGACGTGACGTGGGGCCTCTCGACGACCGGGATCGCCGGTCCGACCGGCGGGACCGAGGAGAACCCGGTCGGAACCGTCTACATCGGGATTTCCTACGGCGCGCCGTGGGGAAGCGAGGAGTCCTACGCGACCGTCTCCCGGTACGTCTTCGACGGCGATCGGGCAGCGGTTCGCGCGAAAACCGTCGAACGGGCGCTCGAGGATCTGCTCGAAGAAGTCGAGACGGGCTGA
- a CDS encoding metal-dependent hydrolase yields the protein MNKKGHVLNAVLLSLGLGYILEPSGSLETFRTILVVGIPVTLGALFPDVDTEFGKHRKTLHNLPILAGFYAFPIFFGNLEYVWIGILTHYVLDIAGSKRGIALFYPLWKKEFGLPIGVAVSSKRSDIMMVIVTVAELAVVALFVFEIPQQGVEMSRQMLGV from the coding sequence ATGAACAAGAAAGGACACGTGCTGAACGCCGTCCTGTTGAGCCTCGGGCTGGGGTATATCCTCGAACCGTCGGGAAGTCTGGAGACGTTTCGAACGATCCTCGTCGTCGGTATCCCGGTGACGCTGGGTGCGCTCTTTCCGGACGTCGACACCGAATTCGGTAAACATAGAAAGACGTTGCACAACCTCCCGATTCTGGCCGGGTTCTACGCGTTTCCGATTTTCTTCGGGAACCTCGAGTACGTCTGGATCGGCATCTTGACTCACTACGTCCTCGACATCGCGGGGAGCAAGCGCGGGATCGCGCTGTTTTACCCGCTCTGGAAGAAGGAGTTCGGCCTGCCGATCGGCGTCGCGGTCAGCAGCAAGCGATCGGATATCATGATGGTGATCGTCACCGTCGCCGAACTGGCGGTCGTCGCGCTGTTCGTCTTCGAGATCCCTCAGCAGGGCGTCGAGAT